A stretch of the Polyangiaceae bacterium genome encodes the following:
- a CDS encoding roadblock/LC7 domain-containing protein, giving the protein MTALSLVPVADPTARVDFDDEEQVSQIITLDRPQTGAPDYAAKYRRLLQLLSKGRFEAAYDLLCSVRDAFPGDEALGRSIRLLRDHLSAKYATRLEDLDVVPCVVRRGVPLEEHERRVLSLVDGVSSFGELLLTSPLAQFDTLRALHTLIHLGVIADDVVASASRRPPPPTEVGPTPGPVEPTPTEVRRLLAPLEALDGFWGSALVDSASGRALGVYGADPRSLEQLGAIYGELLQVERRATEALGLGEPEDLIVTRSDEYHLLRPLRGRPDVFICLITRRPASNLMLSRLALAEVDREVDAALVGLGALDVSYC; this is encoded by the coding sequence ATGACTGCCCTTTCCCTCGTACCCGTTGCCGATCCAACTGCTCGCGTCGATTTCGACGACGAAGAGCAGGTCAGCCAGATCATTACGCTGGACCGCCCCCAGACGGGCGCGCCCGACTACGCTGCCAAGTATCGACGTCTCCTCCAGCTGCTCTCCAAGGGGCGGTTCGAAGCCGCGTATGACCTGCTGTGTTCAGTGCGCGACGCTTTTCCGGGGGATGAAGCACTTGGCAGGAGCATTCGGCTGCTGCGCGACCACTTGAGCGCGAAGTACGCCACCCGCCTCGAGGACCTCGATGTGGTTCCGTGTGTGGTGCGTCGTGGTGTTCCGCTGGAGGAGCACGAGCGGCGGGTGCTGTCCCTCGTGGACGGTGTGTCTTCATTCGGCGAACTGCTGCTGACCTCGCCCCTTGCCCAGTTCGACACGCTGCGGGCGCTCCACACCCTCATCCATTTGGGGGTGATTGCGGACGACGTCGTCGCATCAGCTTCGCGACGTCCTCCCCCCCCGACGGAGGTCGGACCTACACCAGGCCCGGTGGAACCCACACCAACCGAGGTCCGGCGCCTGTTGGCCCCGCTCGAAGCACTCGACGGGTTTTGGGGATCGGCGTTGGTGGACTCCGCCAGTGGTCGTGCCCTGGGCGTTTACGGAGCGGATCCGAGAAGTCTCGAGCAGCTAGGGGCCATCTATGGCGAGCTGCTGCAGGTCGAGCGCCGTGCAACTGAGGCGCTTGGCCTCGGCGAACCCGAGGACCTGATCGTCACGCGCTCCGATGAGTATCACCTCTTGCGACCGCTTCGTGGGCGCCCCGACGTGTTCATTTGTCTGATCACGAGGCGCCCCGCCTCCAACCTGATGCTCTCGCGCCTTGCTCTGGCCGAAGTCGATCGCGAAGTGGACGCCGCCCTGGTCGGGCTGGGTGCTCTCGACGTGAGCTACTGCTGA
- a CDS encoding RNA polymerase sigma factor, with product MTDANRELESLSKDARRAWHGFLTVYEPLRPELYRYCRYLTRSPWDAEDLAQDVLARAFTTLSRMPHAPPNPRAWLFRVASNLWIDRVRRERSALTPETNNQSAPDPQATREAAATLVSQLGPQERAAVVLKDVFDLSLEEVAEALGTSVGAVKAALHRGRNKLAEPEPEVTRRAVPEVITAFCDAFNRHDIPGLTALLLDHAAIEVMSASIEGPSDGNILQGMLFGSKILARADELGGIEARYMAGVEPVPARLELFLCRGEPLLLSWYAHADGEAVRAVTRLELSDGRISGVKNYFFTPDMIEDVCRELDLPFRSNGYRWWLPGCAVKELA from the coding sequence ATGACTGATGCAAACCGAGAGCTAGAGAGTCTGTCGAAGGACGCGCGGCGAGCCTGGCACGGGTTCTTGACCGTGTATGAGCCGCTGCGCCCAGAACTCTATCGCTACTGTCGCTATCTCACGCGGAGCCCCTGGGACGCCGAGGACCTTGCGCAGGATGTACTGGCTCGAGCCTTTACGACCCTGAGTCGCATGCCGCACGCGCCTCCCAACCCGCGCGCTTGGCTGTTCCGAGTGGCGTCCAACTTGTGGATCGACCGCGTTCGCCGAGAACGGAGCGCCCTCACCCCCGAGACCAACAACCAGAGCGCCCCGGATCCCCAAGCCACACGCGAAGCCGCCGCGACTTTGGTGAGCCAGCTCGGGCCCCAAGAACGCGCGGCGGTGGTGCTCAAGGACGTCTTCGACCTGAGCTTGGAGGAAGTCGCAGAAGCGCTGGGCACCAGCGTGGGCGCGGTGAAAGCCGCACTCCACCGCGGACGCAACAAGCTCGCCGAGCCCGAACCGGAGGTTACCCGAAGGGCCGTGCCCGAAGTCATCACTGCCTTCTGCGACGCGTTCAATCGCCACGATATCCCGGGGCTCACCGCCCTGTTGCTCGACCACGCTGCGATCGAAGTGATGAGCGCCAGCATTGAAGGCCCGAGCGACGGCAACATCCTCCAGGGGATGCTGTTTGGCAGCAAGATCTTGGCGCGCGCCGATGAGCTGGGTGGTATCGAAGCACGCTACATGGCGGGCGTAGAGCCGGTCCCCGCGCGGCTGGAGCTTTTCCTTTGCCGCGGGGAACCGCTTCTGCTGTCCTGGTACGCGCACGCTGACGGTGAGGCCGTTCGCGCTGTCACCCGGCTCGAACTCAGCGACGGGCGCATCAGCGGAGTGAAGAACTACTTCTTCACTCCGGACATGATTGAAGACGTGTGCCGAGAACTCGACCTCCCATTCCGCAGCAATGGCTACCGCTGGTGGCTGCCGGGCTGTGCGGTGAAGGAGCTCGCGTGA
- a CDS encoding glutathione S-transferase family protein, with translation MAYTLYYHPLSSYCWKALIALYEADIPHEKRFVDLVDPTQRSALLRLNPLGKFPVLTDSALDEPVTESSILIEYLARREPSAASLLPEAPLAALPVRARDRFFDLYVMEPMGRIVGDKLRPEGERDPRGVAEAKARLETAYGMLESFLKETNWAAGAEFSLADCSAAPSLYYAHRLHPISPQLERAQYYLGRLERRPSFARVLEEAAPYLAMWPGQQ, from the coding sequence ATGGCCTACACCCTCTACTACCACCCGCTCTCATCTTACTGCTGGAAGGCGCTCATCGCGCTGTACGAAGCGGACATCCCCCACGAAAAACGCTTCGTTGACCTGGTGGATCCAACGCAGCGCAGCGCGCTCCTGCGCCTCAACCCCCTCGGGAAGTTCCCCGTACTCACTGACAGCGCGTTGGACGAGCCCGTCACCGAGTCGAGTATCTTGATCGAATACCTGGCGAGACGTGAACCAAGTGCAGCGAGCCTCTTGCCCGAGGCGCCACTCGCCGCACTCCCGGTGCGAGCGCGAGACCGCTTCTTCGATCTCTACGTGATGGAACCCATGGGCAGGATCGTGGGCGACAAGCTACGGCCAGAGGGTGAACGAGACCCACGCGGAGTGGCCGAAGCCAAAGCGCGGCTCGAGACAGCTTACGGAATGCTCGAATCTTTCCTCAAGGAAACCAATTGGGCCGCAGGCGCGGAGTTCAGCTTGGCTGATTGCTCTGCGGCGCCGTCGCTGTACTACGCCCACAGGCTGCACCCCATTTCACCGCAGCTCGAGCGCGCCCAGTATTACCTCGGTCGCCTGGAGCGGCGCCCGTCGTTCGCCCGCGTCCTGGAGGAAGCCGCTCCCTACCTGGCGATGTGGCCCGGTCAGCAGTAG
- a CDS encoding metallophosphoesterase has protein sequence MRIPHCVALLPALLSTACLTATPFDDDLDVRGDVNARAIERIQGAPPTPDFKFVAIGDTHDAYDETEAAVRAINRRDDIRFVLHAGDLTDLSLNVEFERIHRILSDLDVPYVAVIGNHDAIATGPELYDTLYGERDFSFRFGKLKFIVFNSNALEFPGEAPNEEWLRAEHADIQPGERAIWLTHQDVTAPDGENEEQAKAFYGELLRDNPVPLVVHGHLEEYELQRYQTSTVLQCGTFQKVFTYTVVSVFNYGERIEFEKCVEDDCVPVTPEETVL, from the coding sequence ATGCGAATCCCTCATTGCGTGGCGCTGCTCCCCGCCTTGCTATCGACAGCTTGCCTGACGGCGACTCCGTTCGACGACGATCTAGACGTCCGGGGCGACGTCAACGCTCGAGCCATCGAACGTATCCAGGGGGCGCCGCCCACCCCCGACTTCAAGTTCGTCGCCATTGGCGATACCCATGACGCATACGACGAAACCGAAGCTGCCGTCCGCGCGATCAATCGCCGCGACGACATCCGCTTCGTACTCCACGCTGGCGACTTGACCGACTTGTCTCTCAACGTCGAGTTCGAGCGTATCCACCGGATCCTGAGCGACCTCGATGTGCCGTATGTCGCGGTCATCGGCAACCACGACGCGATCGCCACGGGTCCCGAGCTATACGACACTCTGTACGGTGAACGGGACTTCTCGTTTCGATTCGGCAAGCTCAAGTTCATCGTCTTCAACTCCAACGCGCTTGAATTCCCCGGGGAAGCACCGAACGAAGAATGGCTCCGCGCGGAGCACGCCGACATCCAGCCAGGGGAGCGGGCGATTTGGCTAACGCACCAGGATGTCACCGCACCTGATGGCGAGAACGAGGAACAAGCCAAGGCCTTCTACGGGGAACTCTTGAGAGACAACCCGGTACCGCTGGTCGTGCACGGGCACCTCGAGGAGTACGAGCTCCAGCGCTACCAGACCTCAACGGTGCTGCAGTGTGGAACCTTCCAGAAAGTCTTCACTTACACCGTCGTGAGCGTCTTCAACTACGGCGAGCGCATCGAGTTCGAGAAATGTGTCGAGGACGACTGCGTCCCCGTGACGCCGGAGGAAACCGTACTATGA
- a CDS encoding helix-turn-helix domain-containing protein yields METARQLAARPAARLVRGGQETLLPLAEVEALFAGPSLIVDGCRRALRSGTHNVKLAKRPVLFALLESLARHPAGAEREVLIHAAFGAKRVNDTHRARLRVEIGRLRKLLRPVCDLEATQVGFRLLPRAGEDIAVLLPPLPGGAGALQALLADGQPWSTSALGLALGESQRNVQRALADLEANEQVRSVGRGRAQRWVSAPLSGFTTTLLLPLNVADG; encoded by the coding sequence GTGGAGACCGCGCGACAGCTCGCGGCGCGGCCAGCAGCTCGCCTAGTGAGAGGCGGCCAGGAGACACTCCTTCCGCTGGCGGAGGTCGAGGCGCTCTTCGCAGGACCCTCGTTGATTGTAGATGGGTGCCGCCGCGCGCTTCGTAGCGGCACCCACAACGTCAAGCTCGCCAAGCGTCCTGTGCTCTTCGCGCTGCTCGAGAGCTTAGCTCGGCACCCAGCAGGCGCGGAGCGTGAGGTGCTGATCCACGCAGCCTTTGGCGCCAAGCGCGTCAACGACACGCACCGCGCACGTTTGCGCGTGGAAATAGGCCGTCTACGCAAGCTCTTGCGCCCGGTGTGCGACCTCGAGGCGACCCAAGTCGGGTTCAGGCTCCTGCCTCGCGCGGGAGAGGACATCGCGGTGCTCCTGCCTCCCTTGCCCGGAGGCGCTGGCGCGCTTCAAGCGCTGCTCGCCGACGGCCAGCCCTGGTCAACCTCGGCGCTGGGGTTGGCGCTGGGAGAGAGTCAGCGCAACGTGCAGCGCGCCCTCGCTGACCTCGAAGCGAACGAGCAAGTGCGCTCGGTCGGGCGAGGTCGCGCTCAGCGCTGGGTATCTGCGCCGCTGAGCGGATTCACGACGACCTTGTTACTCCCACTCAACGTCGCGGACGGCTAG
- a CDS encoding NADAR family protein, protein MPKIIHFYSVGDDYGEFSNFARYPISIGKQRWPTTEHYFQAQKFVDTKAREEIRKAKTPDIAARLGRDRKKKLRPDWDSARIGVMRVALKAKFEQHPELAELLLSTGEAKLVEHTENDDYWGDGGDGSGANWLGRLLMELRTDLNRR, encoded by the coding sequence GTGCCCAAGATCATCCATTTCTACAGTGTCGGCGACGACTACGGCGAGTTCTCAAACTTCGCGCGCTATCCAATTAGCATCGGCAAGCAACGTTGGCCGACCACCGAGCACTACTTCCAAGCTCAGAAGTTCGTGGATACGAAAGCTCGCGAAGAGATCCGCAAGGCAAAGACTCCGGACATCGCAGCGCGCCTCGGGCGCGACAGAAAGAAGAAGCTTCGCCCCGACTGGGACAGCGCGCGTATCGGTGTGATGCGCGTCGCCTTGAAGGCCAAGTTCGAGCAGCACCCTGAACTAGCGGAGCTGTTATTGAGCACCGGTGAAGCGAAGCTCGTCGAGCACACGGAGAACGATGACTACTGGGGAGACGGCGGTGACGGCAGCGGAGCAAACTGGCTTGGCCGTCTCCTGATGGAACTCCGCACGGATCTGAATCGGCGCTAG
- a CDS encoding MoaD/ThiS family protein: MARVELTRHLYEYFPKLSEIDLEVDAPDVAGVIAELERRMPGFAFYVCDEAGRLRQHVNIFVGDDMIADRRSLTDTVQATTRVLIMQALSGG, translated from the coding sequence ATGGCGAGGGTGGAGCTGACGCGGCACTTGTACGAGTATTTTCCAAAGCTCTCGGAGATCGACCTCGAAGTGGATGCTCCGGATGTGGCTGGCGTCATTGCCGAACTCGAGCGGCGCATGCCCGGCTTCGCCTTCTACGTCTGCGACGAAGCAGGCCGGCTCCGCCAACATGTGAACATCTTCGTTGGGGACGACATGATCGCCGATCGGCGTTCCCTCACGGATACAGTACAGGCCACCACTCGCGTGCTGATCATGCAAGCGCTGAGCGGCGGCTGA
- a CDS encoding response regulator — protein MGKLVGETEAERLRALHALKILDTPPESTFDDLVQLASEICETPIALLSLVDAERQWFKSAVGLEVKETPRSLAFCAHAIEGEGTFTVPDASNDPRFATNPLVTSDPCIRFYSGAPIQVPQGSKLGTLCVIDRVPRELNEFQVRALETLARQVEAQLELRKQSRELREEASVTERIFGDLIDAAQDYAIYALDVDGRISMWNAGAARLTGYSQADVLGGDSSRFYPPEDVAAGRPLELVERARLLGRAEDEGWRVRKDGSRFWANVVLTEQRRASGQLVGFAKITRDLTERRRLEQQVFEAQKMDAIGVLAGGIAHDFNNILSVILSYSELLLSELPPGEVMAADIEEIRAAGRRAQDLTKQLLAFSRRQMLNPVTTDLNRVVENTARMLKRMVGEDVELSVITAPDLGVTSIDPAQIEQVVMNLAVNARDAMPRGGRLTLETANVDLKEPSLLGVPPGEYVMLSVSDTGDGMDEATRARVFEPFFTTKATGKGTGLGLAIVFGIVRQSGGDIEILSSLGKGTTFRLYFPMVSGEAQEHRAAPSRKPRGGTETILLVEDEDAVRSVCQTILQREGYHVLAAHSGPDAMLIAEQHSGPIHLILTDVVMPRMSGRELVEKLNTDRPNLRVLYMSGYTTDAILRHGVERAGVNFLLKPITPDSLMSKVREVLDA, from the coding sequence GTGGGGAAATTGGTGGGGGAGACGGAGGCGGAGCGGCTGCGTGCGCTGCACGCGTTGAAGATCTTGGACACACCGCCGGAGAGCACGTTCGACGACTTGGTCCAGCTTGCCTCCGAGATCTGTGAAACGCCGATCGCTCTACTTTCGCTGGTCGACGCCGAACGCCAGTGGTTCAAGTCGGCGGTTGGCTTGGAGGTGAAGGAAACGCCGCGCAGCCTCGCATTCTGTGCGCATGCCATCGAGGGGGAGGGGACCTTCACCGTACCGGATGCCTCGAACGATCCACGTTTCGCGACTAACCCTCTGGTCACCTCCGATCCGTGCATTCGCTTCTACTCGGGTGCGCCCATTCAGGTGCCGCAGGGATCCAAGCTTGGCACCCTGTGCGTGATCGATCGCGTCCCCCGCGAGCTCAACGAGTTCCAGGTGCGCGCGCTCGAGACCCTCGCACGGCAGGTGGAGGCACAGCTGGAGTTGCGCAAGCAGTCGCGCGAGCTGAGGGAGGAGGCGAGCGTCACCGAGCGCATCTTCGGTGACTTGATCGACGCTGCTCAAGACTACGCCATCTACGCGTTGGACGTCGACGGGCGGATATCCATGTGGAATGCTGGCGCGGCGCGTCTCACTGGCTATTCCCAGGCGGACGTGCTGGGCGGTGATTCGAGTCGGTTCTACCCACCTGAAGACGTCGCAGCGGGGCGTCCACTAGAGCTCGTGGAACGAGCGCGCTTGTTAGGCAGAGCCGAGGACGAAGGCTGGCGCGTGCGCAAGGACGGCTCCCGCTTCTGGGCCAACGTGGTGCTCACCGAGCAGCGAAGGGCTTCGGGGCAGCTCGTAGGTTTCGCGAAGATCACTCGGGACCTGACTGAGCGTCGGCGCTTGGAGCAGCAGGTGTTCGAGGCGCAGAAAATGGACGCCATCGGCGTGCTTGCTGGTGGCATAGCCCACGACTTCAACAACATCTTGTCCGTAATCTTGAGCTACAGCGAGCTGCTGCTATCCGAGCTACCGCCTGGCGAAGTGATGGCGGCAGACATCGAAGAGATCCGCGCTGCAGGGAGGCGAGCTCAAGATCTGACTAAGCAGCTCCTCGCGTTCTCGCGCCGCCAGATGCTGAACCCGGTGACGACGGATCTGAATCGCGTGGTCGAGAATACCGCGCGGATGCTGAAGCGGATGGTGGGTGAAGACGTCGAGTTGAGCGTCATTACCGCCCCCGACTTGGGCGTGACCAGCATCGATCCCGCTCAAATCGAACAAGTCGTGATGAACCTCGCGGTGAACGCCCGAGACGCCATGCCGAGAGGGGGGCGCCTAACGCTGGAGACTGCCAACGTCGATCTAAAGGAGCCGTCGCTGCTTGGCGTACCACCTGGCGAATACGTGATGCTCTCGGTATCGGACACGGGCGACGGCATGGACGAAGCGACGCGTGCGCGGGTATTCGAGCCGTTCTTCACGACGAAGGCGACGGGCAAAGGCACGGGGTTGGGCCTGGCGATCGTCTTTGGCATCGTCCGTCAGAGCGGTGGAGACATCGAGATACTGAGTTCGCTGGGCAAAGGCACTACCTTTCGACTCTACTTCCCAATGGTGAGCGGGGAGGCCCAGGAGCACAGGGCGGCTCCTTCGCGGAAACCGCGAGGCGGAACGGAGACGATTCTACTGGTCGAGGATGAAGATGCTGTGCGCAGCGTCTGCCAGACCATCCTTCAGCGCGAGGGTTATCACGTGCTCGCGGCACACTCGGGACCGGATGCCATGCTGATCGCCGAGCAGCACTCTGGCCCCATCCACCTGATCCTCACGGATGTCGTAATGCCCCGCATGAGCGGGCGGGAGCTGGTCGAGAAACTCAATACCGACCGTCCGAACCTCCGGGTGCTCTACATGTCCGGCTACACCACGGACGCCATCCTGCGTCATGGGGTGGAGCGCGCCGGGGTGAATTTTCTGCTCAAGCCGATCACCCCAGACAGCTTGATGAGCAAAGTGCGTGAAGTGCTAGACGCCTAG
- a CDS encoding DUF1232 domain-containing protein — translation MQSESAEAPVDEQPELTSSMPPHSAFERYTKKLGKTYIDRLKHLSSKAIRSLDRIPKRMHIVANQTQLVLELIDDFATGNYRDVPWPVVALLTGAVLYSVSPADVVPDSIPIVGAMDDILVVAIATRVARESLKKYALSKGYKIEDYFEK, via the coding sequence ATGCAGTCCGAGTCAGCTGAAGCACCCGTCGACGAGCAGCCCGAGCTGACGAGTTCGATGCCACCTCACTCGGCTTTCGAGCGCTACACCAAGAAGCTCGGCAAGACCTACATCGATCGTCTGAAACACCTCAGCAGCAAGGCCATCCGCTCGCTGGACCGCATCCCCAAGCGGATGCACATCGTCGCGAACCAGACCCAACTCGTGCTCGAGCTGATCGACGATTTTGCCACGGGGAATTACCGCGATGTCCCCTGGCCCGTCGTGGCGTTGCTGACTGGAGCCGTGCTGTACTCCGTCAGCCCCGCGGACGTCGTCCCGGACAGCATCCCGATCGTCGGGGCAATGGATGACATTCTCGTCGTCGCCATCGCTACTCGTGTGGCTCGCGAGTCGCTGAAGAAGTACGCACTGAGTAAGGGCTATAAGATCGAAGACTACTTCGAGAAGTAG
- a CDS encoding GAF domain-containing protein → MSRMEGRISALPAELSADRLLQSSLDLATKLAGAEVGACFHQVGRHAGLQMVGLSGVDHAPITSFPRGIMQLVEDAISGRASVCVADISATQVADPDAHSSDLPFLSCLVVPIASGGEVVGALLFGHQQKDAFNDEHSNIAREFAPHLAVTLQHAVLVTQSHETIRQLGASNRELDEFAYVVSHDLKAPLRGIGRIAEWLQEDLASESSPAILEQLGLMQERVQRLESLIDGVLSYSRVGRLRDPLQDVGVRSLVDEVLDLLAPPTRPQIEVCPRLRIVTERTPFEQVLLNLISNAIRHAAPEQPQVVIGSEQRGDEMEYYVYNNGPGISVRAQEGIWQLFQTERDSESGTGIGLAVVRKLTQRQGGRAWVDSDGSRGATFRFTWPCARAS, encoded by the coding sequence ATGTCACGGATGGAGGGCCGGATCAGTGCGCTGCCGGCGGAGCTCAGCGCAGACCGTCTGCTTCAGTCGAGCTTGGACCTCGCGACCAAACTGGCTGGTGCCGAGGTCGGTGCCTGCTTTCATCAAGTGGGGCGCCACGCGGGATTGCAGATGGTCGGGCTGAGCGGAGTCGACCACGCCCCAATCACATCCTTTCCGCGTGGCATCATGCAGCTCGTCGAGGACGCAATATCCGGTCGCGCGAGCGTTTGCGTTGCGGATATCTCGGCAACCCAAGTCGCTGACCCGGACGCGCACTCCTCCGACCTACCATTCTTGAGTTGTCTGGTCGTTCCCATCGCCTCAGGGGGAGAGGTGGTAGGAGCGTTGCTCTTTGGGCATCAGCAGAAAGACGCTTTCAATGACGAGCACTCAAACATCGCGCGCGAGTTCGCGCCACATCTGGCGGTGACGCTTCAGCACGCGGTGTTGGTCACTCAGTCTCACGAAACCATTCGCCAGCTCGGCGCATCGAACCGCGAGCTCGACGAGTTCGCATACGTGGTCAGCCACGATCTGAAGGCGCCGCTACGAGGCATCGGACGCATCGCCGAGTGGCTACAGGAGGACCTCGCCAGCGAATCGAGCCCAGCAATCCTCGAGCAGCTCGGGCTGATGCAGGAACGCGTGCAGCGCCTCGAGAGCCTAATCGACGGCGTGCTCAGCTACAGTCGCGTCGGTCGCCTCCGCGATCCCCTGCAAGACGTCGGAGTGCGCTCCCTCGTCGACGAAGTCCTCGACCTGCTTGCGCCTCCCACGCGACCACAGATCGAAGTCTGCCCGCGCTTGCGAATCGTGACGGAGCGAACCCCGTTCGAACAAGTGCTGCTGAATCTGATCAGCAACGCCATTCGACACGCCGCGCCGGAGCAGCCGCAAGTGGTGATCGGCAGCGAGCAGCGCGGAGACGAAATGGAGTACTACGTGTACAACAACGGACCGGGTATTTCAGTACGCGCGCAGGAGGGGATCTGGCAGCTCTTCCAAACGGAGCGAGACTCGGAGTCCGGGACGGGCATCGGTCTCGCCGTCGTGCGCAAGCTCACTCAGCGTCAAGGCGGCCGGGCCTGGGTGGACTCCGATGGCTCCCGCGGAGCCACCTTTCGCTTCACCTGGCCGTGCGCCCGCGCGAGCTAG